The stretch of DNA CCACCGTCACCGCTGCGCCGAACCGCCGGTACATCTGCGCGAACTCGAGCCCGATATAGCTTCCGCCGACGACGACGAGATGCTGGGGGATCTGCTCGAGCGCAACCATGTCGGTGTTGTCGAGATGCGGCACGTCGCCGACGCCGGGCATGTCCGGTACGCTCGCCCGGCCACCGACGTTGAGGAAGATACGCGGCGCGGTCATGTCCTCGCCGTCGACCGCGATCGTCCGCGGTCCTGTGAAGCGGGCGTGTCCGCGCAGAAACGTGAGGCCCGCCATGCCCTCGAGCCAGCGTTCGTTGCCCGATCGTGCATCCATCACGACCTTGCGCGCGCGGGCTGCGACCGCGGGCATGTCGACCGTGACCTCGCCGGTGGCGATCCCGAAATCCGACGCGCGCCGCGCCAGATGCGCGGCATAGGCGCTCGCCACCAGGGTCTTGGTCGGCATGCAGCCGGTATTGACGCAGGTCCCGCCGACCAGCTTGCGCTCGATCAGCGCGACCGTCATGCCCGCGGCGGTAAGGCGCCCTGCCAGTGGTGGTCCGGCCTGCCCGGCACCGACGATGATCGCGTCGAACGTCCGCATCAGATCGACACCACCACGAGCACCGCCAGGATGATCGCGACCGCATCCTCGATCAGTGCGGCTGGCCGATCGTTGCCGAACGCCGACGCCAGTCGCGCGCGCGACGCCGCCCCGCCATAGATCCCGACGACCGCACCGACCAATCCGAGCACGAGCCCCGGCACCGGCGCACCGATCCCGTAGCCGACGGCCGCCCCCGACGACCCGCCCGTGAGCAGCCGCGCGGCGAACTGCGACGGCACCTTGCGGCTCGGCGTAGACGGCAGCTGATCGGTGACGAGTTCGATCGCCGCCAAAAGGGTAAATATCCACGGCGTGAACCGGTAGCCAAGGAACGCCAGCCACGTCCCCTGCAAGGGCAGCGTCCCCCTGCTCGCGGCCCAGGCGATCGCGGCCGGCGCCATCATCGCGCGCAACCCCGCGACGATGCCGATGACGACGGCGAGGATCAGCCCGTGCAAGAGCGGGGGGACGAGCATGGCAGTCTCCGATCCGGTGTGTCCGACATCGTCCCACGCACCGCCACGACCGTCAATTCGCGTCGCATCCGATCTGGCATAGATGCCGTCGCCATAGTCTCCGCGATTACAACAGGACCGGAACAACCGCCTGATATCGAACGCGAACACGAGCCGATCCTCGCGCAGTTTTATTTCGCCGCGGTCGCCTCGATCTCGACCAGGAACGCCGGCCCTGCGAGTGCCGCAACCTGCACGGTCGACCGCGCGACGGTGTTCGGGTTCTCGGCCGTCCCAAAATACATCTTGAAGGCGTCGTTCATGCCCGCAAAATCCATCTTGCCGCCGAGCTTAGGATCGCCGGCGACGAACACGGTGAGCTTGATGATGTCGCGCATCGCATAGCCCTGCGCCGCCAGGATCGTCTTGATCTTCGCAAAGACGCTAATCGTCTGCGTCTTGGTATCGCCGAAATCGGCGATCGTCAGTTGGGCGGGCGGCGTCTTGCTGGCCGGATCGATCGGCGCTGCCAGCTGCCCGCTCAGGTACAGCATCTTCGCGCCCGCAGGGACTGTCACGCCCTGGAGGATCAGCCCGGGCGGGGTGTTGGCGTGCCGGACAATCGCCGACTTGGCATCCGCAGCCATCGCCGCGCCGGGCAGTGCGAGCATCGTGCAGGTCACCACAGCCAAGGCAATGGTCTTCGTCGTTATCGTCATAGGTCTCTCTCCCGGTTATCCAAGCACATGGTTCGGGCGCGGCGGGGTGTGGCGCCGCGCCCGATCTCTCAGAAGCTGACGTTCATGCGCGCATAATAATAGCCGCCGTTGATCCCGTACGGGCTGAACGTCAGCGGCGCGTCGAGCTGGTTGCCGCCGCCGACCAGAGTCGCATTGGTCGTACCCGGCACCAGGCCGAGCGTCGGCGATTTCTTGTTGAAGACGTTGTTCGCGCCGATCGACAGTTCGAGGTCGTCTGTCGCCTTGAAGTTCAGTTCGACGTCGCCGATGAACGCGGTCCCGATCGTCTGCTTGTAGAACGTGCCACCGTCCGGGCTGTATCTGGCCGAGCTCTTCCCGTAGACCGTACCACGCAACGTCATCGAGAATTTGTCGATCGAATAGAAGGTCGAGCCGATCACCTTCACCCGCGGCGACGCGGTCTCGATATTGGCGCGCGCGCCCGCGTCGAACAACGGCACCGTGATCGTCTGCCCGAGGACGTTGACCAGCGGTGGCGCCGCCATGACCTTGGTGATCTTGGTCTGGTTGTAGTTGCCCGACAAGGTCCAGGTCGCGTTGCCATAGTCGCCGAAATCGGTCGCATAGCTGGCGACGATATCGACGCCGCGGGTCCGGGTATCCGCACCGTTGGTGAAGATGTTGATGCCGGTCTGCGTCACCGTCGGATCCAGGACGTTGCCGTTCGCGCGGATCGCCGCCGTCACCACGGGGAAGTTGACGTTGACCGGCGCGGTCGCACCACCCCCGCCGAACAGCGACCCCGTGCCGAGAATACGGTCATCGATCTTCACCTGATACGCATCGATCGTGATCGTCAGGCGCGGCACCGGCCTGATGACCGTACCGAGGCTGTAGTTGGTCGATTTCTCAGGCTTCAGATTGGCGAAACCGAGCAGCTTTGCGGCTGCCGAATTGGCCGGCAACTGCACGAACGCGGACGTCGGCGAGACGTTAGTCGCGGAGTAGAACGACTCCGCCAGCGTCGGTGCGCGGAACCCCGTCGAGAAGGTGCCCCGCAGCGCGAACGCGTCGGAGAAGTCGTAGCGCGTCGTCCCCTTATAGATGAACTTGCTGCCGAAATCGGAATAATGCTCGTACCGGCCGGCGACATCGACCTTCCAGCCCTCGATCGGCATCAGCGCAACATCAACATAGGCCGCCTGAGAATTCCGCCCGTTGACGCCCGCATCCGAACTGCGGAAGCCGGGATAGGACTGTCCACCTTCCTTGTAGGTCGAGGCGGCATCGCCCGCACCGATCTGATAGACGTTCTTGCGATATTCGCCACCGAAGGCGAGGTTGATCGGGGCCGCCATCCCGGCCTCGATCTCATGCGTGAAATCAGCGTTGGCGGTGAACTCGGTCGACTTGAAGAAGCCGTTGTAGAAGGTCGTCGGGGTAAAGCCTGTATCCGCATAGAGCGACGCGTTGGCTGAGTTGACAGTGTAGATCTCGTTCTTGTCCTGGCCGAACGTCGTCGACAGGTCGTAATGGAACCCACTGGCGTCGCCGCGAAGGCCGCCGGTGAACGCCATATCCTCTTCGCGAATCTTCTCGCGTGGGGAAAAGCCATTGACCGGGCTGTCGCCTTCGGGATCGAAATAGGTCGTGACGCCGGCCACCGTGCGCGACACGCGGGTCGGTACGCGGACATTCTCGTACGCGCTGGCGATGCGCCGCGAATAGGTGCCGAAGCTGTACGCCTCGATACCGCCGAAATCATAGGCCGAATTATACTGGAGGTTGATGAGGCGGGACTGCGCATCGCCGCTGATCTTGTTGACATAGGGGAAGTCAGACATCCCCGGATAGAGTTGTTGCTGAAGCGCGGTGATCGACGGCGTCGTCGCGCTCGTCAGCAGCTTGCCGTTGATGTCCGTAACGCGGCGATCGAGCCCGCCGACCTGCGTGAAGTCGTGATAGCGATAGAAGCCGGTAACGTTGATGAAGCCGCTTTCGCCGACCTTGGTCGCAAGGTGCAAACTCCCGCCATAGGTGCGGCCGCCGGTGTCGTAATTCTCGCCTGCAGTCACCGAAGCGTCGCCGCCTTCCTTGTCGTCCTTCAGGATGACGTTGATGACGCCGGCGATCGCGTCCGAGCCATATTGTGCGGCGGCGCCGTCCTCGAGCACCTCGATGCGCTTGATCGACGCCGGCGATATGAGGTCGAGATCGGCGGTCGCCGCGCCCTGATACGGTCCGCCGAGAACGGCAAGGTTCGAGGTGCCGTGTCGTCGCTTGCCGTTGATCAGGACGAGCGTGTGGTTCGGGCTGAGCCCGCGCAACCGCGCGGACAGCGTGAGGTTGGCGGTGTCGCCGCCGAACGCCTGCGCGGTGAACGACGGTACGAGCTGAGTCAGCACCTGGTTGAGGTTGGGCTGGCCGACATGGCTCATCAGTTCGGCGTCGAGCACCTTGATCGGTGCGGCACTCTCGGCCGCGGTGATCCCCGTCGCGCGCGTGCCGGTGACGATGATGTCGTCGGGTATTTCGGTCGATCCCGTCTGGGGATCGGTCACGGCGACCGACGCGGTCTGCGCGAAGGCCGTCATATGTCCGGCGCTGGCGAGCGCCACGATGAGGGCGCCGCGTGAAATGGTGGTGACGGTCTTCATAAGGTTTCCCCCCTTATTGTTGAGCGCCTTCAGCCATCCTCTAATAATATGGATGATCTAACGTCATCTCTTCATGTCTATCCGCACCACGAAACGTGGCTTCTTAGTATCTCTATCAACATCTGTGAATTGACGAGCTTGGTAAGGATTGTCCGTGGCGCATCACAAGGCAACTGATTCGGGGATAGCTTCATACCAAGCATGAACTATTGTTCATTGTGTCACCAATATGCAACGTTTCGACACAGGTTGCTCAGACTTAGGCGACACGCCGCGTACGGTCCGACCCCGTTGCGGCCCTGTTGGCGCCCTGTGCCGCGACCCGCCTGGCCAGCGCCATGACCTGGCCTTGGGCGGACTGGATGCCCCCTTCCTGCCAGCCCGGCGTCTGGCTGAGCGCGGCGGACGCGAAATAGACGCGGCCGTCGGGCTTCTGGAGCAGGCGGAACTCGGGCGTATCGATATGCCCTTCCTGCCGCCCGTTCGCGCTGCCCGCATTCCAGTCGGGCCACGGCCCCAGGCTGTACGGAATCTTGTGCCAGTTCACCGCGATGCCGTTGACCAGATCGCCGCCATGCCCCGGATGCAGCCGGTCGATCACGCCGCGGGAGAAAGCGATCTGCTCGGCGATCGGGCGCTTGGCGAACTCGGCGGCATTGGGTCCCGACGAATAACAGCCCAGGATCATCCCGCGTGCAGAATGGAGGCCGGCCGACGGATACCAGATCAGCGTGGTAGGGCCGCCGACGAACGAAATGCCGCCATAGATCTGCTCGCGTTCCCAAAAGCGCGGGCTTTCGAACGCGACCTTGTTCGAATGATCGTAGACGACTCCGGCGATCGTCCTCTTCAGGGCGGGCGAGAAGTCGGTATCGATCGTCGCCAGGACCGGGAAAGGGATCGTGCAGATGACGTAATCGGCCTTCACGGTGTCGACCACGTCGCTCGCCTTGTCGCGGTAGACCACGTCGACGCCGCGCGCGGTGTGACGGATTTTGGTGACTTCGGCGCCGCGGATCGCAGGGCGACGCAGGTTGCGATCGAACCCGGCATGGATCCGGTCCATGCCGCCGACCGGCTCGAACATCGTCGCCTGCATGTAGAGATTGTCCTCGAACAGCGTCATCGGCAACCGCTCGTTCGC from Sphingomonas sp. HMP9 encodes:
- a CDS encoding DUF4126 domain-containing protein codes for the protein MFAFDIRRLFRSCCNRGDYGDGIYARSDATRIDGRGGAWDDVGHTGSETAMLVPPLLHGLILAVVIGIVAGLRAMMAPAAIAWAASRGTLPLQGTWLAFLGYRFTPWIFTLLAAIELVTDQLPSTPSRKVPSQFAARLLTGGSSGAAVGYGIGAPVPGLVLGLVGAVVGIYGGAASRARLASAFGNDRPAALIEDAVAIILAVLVVVSI
- a CDS encoding RidA family protein, with protein sequence MTITTKTIALAVVTCTMLALPGAAMAADAKSAIVRHANTPPGLILQGVTVPAGAKMLYLSGQLAAPIDPASKTPPAQLTIADFGDTKTQTISVFAKIKTILAAQGYAMRDIIKLTVFVAGDPKLGGKMDFAGMNDAFKMYFGTAENPNTVARSTVQVAALAGPAFLVEIEATAAK
- a CDS encoding TonB-dependent receptor plug domain-containing protein gives rise to the protein MKTVTTISRGALIVALASAGHMTAFAQTASVAVTDPQTGSTEIPDDIIVTGTRATGITAAESAAPIKVLDAELMSHVGQPNLNQVLTQLVPSFTAQAFGGDTANLTLSARLRGLSPNHTLVLINGKRRHGTSNLAVLGGPYQGAATADLDLISPASIKRIEVLEDGAAAQYGSDAIAGVINVILKDDKEGGDASVTAGENYDTGGRTYGGSLHLATKVGESGFINVTGFYRYHDFTQVGGLDRRVTDINGKLLTSATTPSITALQQQLYPGMSDFPYVNKISGDAQSRLINLQYNSAYDFGGIEAYSFGTYSRRIASAYENVRVPTRVSRTVAGVTTYFDPEGDSPVNGFSPREKIREEDMAFTGGLRGDASGFHYDLSTTFGQDKNEIYTVNSANASLYADTGFTPTTFYNGFFKSTEFTANADFTHEIEAGMAAPINLAFGGEYRKNVYQIGAGDAASTYKEGGQSYPGFRSSDAGVNGRNSQAAYVDVALMPIEGWKVDVAGRYEHYSDFGSKFIYKGTTRYDFSDAFALRGTFSTGFRAPTLAESFYSATNVSPTSAFVQLPANSAAAKLLGFANLKPEKSTNYSLGTVIRPVPRLTITIDAYQVKIDDRILGTGSLFGGGGATAPVNVNFPVVTAAIRANGNVLDPTVTQTGINIFTNGADTRTRGVDIVASYATDFGDYGNATWTLSGNYNQTKITKVMAAPPLVNVLGQTITVPLFDAGARANIETASPRVKVIGSTFYSIDKFSMTLRGTVYGKSSARYSPDGGTFYKQTIGTAFIGDVELNFKATDDLELSIGANNVFNKKSPTLGLVPGTTNATLVGGGNQLDAPLTFSPYGINGGYYYARMNVSF
- a CDS encoding flavin monoamine oxidase family protein, coding for MRRLGLMGGLGATLGAMQALGLTEGLIGTSHAEALTTLTPTLGKGTHVVVLGAGIAGLTAAYELEQVGFQVTLLEARERVGGRAWTVRDGDKIEMIGEQTQTAKFSDGIYFNAGPARIPSFHQGLIGYAKKFDVPLEVEVNSSRSAYVMGENGSKIRMRTAINDMRGHIAELLAKAINQGALDQSVTAADKVKLLPFLKAYGDLGTDYTFEGTERSGFGTAPGAGVTFSSAGSAVPMDQLLANERLPMTLFEDNLYMQATMFEPVGGMDRIHAGFDRNLRRPAIRGAEVTKIRHTARGVDVVYRDKASDVVDTVKADYVICTIPFPVLATIDTDFSPALKRTIAGVVYDHSNKVAFESPRFWEREQIYGGISFVGGPTTLIWYPSAGLHSARGMILGCYSSGPNAAEFAKRPIAEQIAFSRGVIDRLHPGHGGDLVNGIAVNWHKIPYSLGPWPDWNAGSANGRQEGHIDTPEFRLLQKPDGRVYFASAALSQTPGWQEGGIQSAQGQVMALARRVAAQGANRAATGSDRTRRVA